One window from the genome of Salvia splendens isolate huo1 chromosome 9, SspV2, whole genome shotgun sequence encodes:
- the LOC121747573 gene encoding la-related protein 1C-like isoform X2 — protein MEAQGAYSPPGPSSVGIVDFERPDSRYYLCESDIADLTAYESAAGAAKKPVWNKSSSGAAGKVGAVMGAESWPALSDTARGSPKSPLVSSNGQGVVVSDTSISSGGYSMNHIRLEADGTISQAPCIIGALAESQQQNAGNYGQRERSFGGNEQQSQHGSFRGNNNGPQARPDGSYRHRHGGRRDHNRREGFASQKRDGSRPFVRGPAPNWPFVPPPVVMRPFVNPMVYHEMPQVFFVPGPHLDSPRPPPMVSYTPLLFPVPDPHLLNKILNQINYYFSNENLVKDIHLRRNMDSEGWVSVHLIAGFNKVRQLTNSVHLILDALQASYIIEVQGDKVRRRGDWLKWLIPPTQNPTTSPAFYASSQYNYLEDID, from the exons ATGGAGGCGCAAGGCGCGTATTCGCCTCCTGGTCCTTCATCTGTGGGCATTGTTGATTTCGAACGGCCTGATTCGCGCTATTATTTATGTGAAAGCGATATAGCGGATTTGACTGCGTATGAATCTGCTGCTGGTGCGGCGAAGAAGCCGGTCTGGAACAAGTCTTCGAGTGGGGCAGCTGGGAAGGTTGGTGCGGTGATGGGGGCGGAGTCTTGGCCTGCTCTCTCGGACACTGCTCGTGGATCCCCCAAGTCTCCGCTAGTTTCGTCAAATGGACAG GGAGTAGTAGTATCAGACACTAGCATCTCGAGTGGTGGTTACAGTATGAACCACATCAGATTGGAGGCTGATGGCACCATATCTCAAGCTCCTTGCATCATAGGAGCTTTAGCTGAATCACAGCAGCAGAATGCTGGAAATTATGGGCAGAGAGAAAGATCATTTGGTGGTAATGAGCAGCAGTCACAGCATGGTTCTTTTAGGGGTAATAATAATGGGCCACAAGCTCGACCTGATGGTTCTTACCGTCATAGACACGGTGGAAGACGCGATCATAACCGGAGGGAAGGCTTTGCATCTCAGAAGAGAGATGGTTCTAGGCCCTTTGTACGCGGGCCAGCTCCAAATTGGCCTTTTGTACCTCCTCCAGTAGTTATGCGACCTTTTGTAAATCCCATGGTTTACCATG AGATGCCACAGGTATTCTTTGTCCCTGGCCCCCACCTAGATTCACCAAGGCCGCCACCTATGGTTTCATATACGCCACTTTTGTTTCCTGTGCCCGATCCTCACTTACTTAACAAGATTTTGAACCAGATAAACTACTATTTTAG TAATGAGAACCTGGTCAAGGACATACATTTGCGCAGGAACATGGACTCTGAAGGATGGGTGTCTGTTCACCTTATTGCTGGGTTCAATAAA GTCAGGCAGCTGACAAACAGTGTTCACCTTATATTAGATGCCTTACAAGCTTCCTATATCATCGAAGTGCAG GGTGATAAAGTGAGACGCAGAGGTGATTGGCTTAAATGGTTGATAC
- the LOC121747573 gene encoding la-related protein 1C-like isoform X1, protein MFYKILEVIRGASLPHFWNLFTINFLLLSNFSRIICRFISLCEIGFAYCCLRSLISSKHRKTLNLIWMAASLEPPSTLIDEDQYRVFVQSMEAQGAYSPPGPSSVGIVDFERPDSRYYLCESDIADLTAYESAAGAAKKPVWNKSSSGAAGKVGAVMGAESWPALSDTARGSPKSPLVSSNGQGVVVSDTSISSGGYSMNHIRLEADGTISQAPCIIGALAESQQQNAGNYGQRERSFGGNEQQSQHGSFRGNNNGPQARPDGSYRHRHGGRRDHNRREGFASQKRDGSRPFVRGPAPNWPFVPPPVVMRPFVNPMVYHEMPQVFFVPGPHLDSPRPPPMVSYTPLLFPVPDPHLLNKILNQINYYFSNENLVKDIHLRRNMDSEGWVSVHLIAGFNKVRQLTNSVHLILDALQASYIIEVQGDKVRRRGDWLKWLIPPTQNPTTSPAFYASSQYNYLEDID, encoded by the exons ATGTTTTATAAAATATTGGAGGTGATCCGGGGCGCTTCCCTCCCGCATTTTTGGAATCTCTTTACAATCAATTTCCTCCTTCTTTCAAATTTTTCTCGAATAATTTGTCGATTTATCTCCCTTTGCGAAATTGGATTCGCATACTGCTGCTTGAGAAGTTTGATTTCGTCAAAGCATCgaaaaaccctaaatttgatttGGATGGCAGCGTCGTTGGAGCCTCCGTCTACTCTCATTGATGAAGATCAATATCGCGTGTTCGTGCAGTCCATGGAGGCGCAAGGCGCGTATTCGCCTCCTGGTCCTTCATCTGTGGGCATTGTTGATTTCGAACGGCCTGATTCGCGCTATTATTTATGTGAAAGCGATATAGCGGATTTGACTGCGTATGAATCTGCTGCTGGTGCGGCGAAGAAGCCGGTCTGGAACAAGTCTTCGAGTGGGGCAGCTGGGAAGGTTGGTGCGGTGATGGGGGCGGAGTCTTGGCCTGCTCTCTCGGACACTGCTCGTGGATCCCCCAAGTCTCCGCTAGTTTCGTCAAATGGACAG GGAGTAGTAGTATCAGACACTAGCATCTCGAGTGGTGGTTACAGTATGAACCACATCAGATTGGAGGCTGATGGCACCATATCTCAAGCTCCTTGCATCATAGGAGCTTTAGCTGAATCACAGCAGCAGAATGCTGGAAATTATGGGCAGAGAGAAAGATCATTTGGTGGTAATGAGCAGCAGTCACAGCATGGTTCTTTTAGGGGTAATAATAATGGGCCACAAGCTCGACCTGATGGTTCTTACCGTCATAGACACGGTGGAAGACGCGATCATAACCGGAGGGAAGGCTTTGCATCTCAGAAGAGAGATGGTTCTAGGCCCTTTGTACGCGGGCCAGCTCCAAATTGGCCTTTTGTACCTCCTCCAGTAGTTATGCGACCTTTTGTAAATCCCATGGTTTACCATG AGATGCCACAGGTATTCTTTGTCCCTGGCCCCCACCTAGATTCACCAAGGCCGCCACCTATGGTTTCATATACGCCACTTTTGTTTCCTGTGCCCGATCCTCACTTACTTAACAAGATTTTGAACCAGATAAACTACTATTTTAG TAATGAGAACCTGGTCAAGGACATACATTTGCGCAGGAACATGGACTCTGAAGGATGGGTGTCTGTTCACCTTATTGCTGGGTTCAATAAA GTCAGGCAGCTGACAAACAGTGTTCACCTTATATTAGATGCCTTACAAGCTTCCTATATCATCGAAGTGCAG GGTGATAAAGTGAGACGCAGAGGTGATTGGCTTAAATGGTTGATAC